The following proteins come from a genomic window of Montipora foliosa isolate CH-2021 chromosome 2, ASM3666993v2, whole genome shotgun sequence:
- the LOC137990664 gene encoding histamine H2 receptor-like, with product MSTDEERELQTRHISAVITETVIFSLVMILSLFGNLLVCYAVYRNPRLRCPSNYYIISLALTDILQGSCSMPLSVVFLATGEWSFGTGTCEFFAITKLSLTKVSTFTMGLMALTRYYKIVKPSKYLTIFKPRCIVITALLAWAIPFTLAFLLVFVLDQETKPNASYAMCIISFSNPYFFSILIVFMYSPYFVIGFCYWKIYKQVKMHNANVSWRSSNVADVKISKTLFATVIAFFSFFVPSHIIFIISRFEEYSHFPRYLFLLASLFIFMTSCINPFIYGYMNRAFKTEFKKWFVPKRGHSVNIALAIRRRKKAARSKDEEEEDKRESIVDKESYSKRRF from the coding sequence ATGTCCACGGACGAAGAGAGAGAGTTGCAAACCAGGCACATTTCAGCTGTGATAACAGAAACAGTCATATTTTCATTGGTAATGATCCTTTCACTGTTTGGAAATCTTCTCGTCTGTTATGCTGTTTATCGAAACCCGAGATTGCGCTGCCCCAGCAACTATTACATTATCTCACTTGCTCTCACTGACATCTTGCAAGGAAGTTGCTCTATGCCACTATCGGTCGTCTTTCTGGCAACTGGAGAGTGGTCATTTGGAACAGGTACTTGTGAGTTTTTTGCCATTACAAAGCTATCTTTAACCAAAGTTTCTACATTCACTATGGGTCTGATGGCGTTGACCAGATACTATAAAATAGTGAAACCATCTAAATATCTAACAATTTTCAAGCCAAGGTGTATTGTTATCACCGCATTGCTGGCCTGGGCGATACCTTTCACACTTGCCTTTCTCTTAGTATTTGTTCTTGATCAAGAAACCAAACCAAATGCGAGTTATGCAATGTGCATCATTTCTTTCTCGAATCCATATTTTTTCTCGATCCTAATCGTCTTTATGTACTCGCCTTATTTCGTTATTGGATTTTGTTACTGGAAAATTTACAAACAAGTGAAAATGCACAATGCAAATGTTTCATGGCGATCTTCCAACGTTGCCGACGTCAAAATCAGCAAAACCTTGTTCGCAACTGTCATCgcatttttcagtttctttgttCCTTCTCATATAATATTTATCATCTCAAGATTTGAAGAATATTCACATTTCCCGCGTTACCTTTTTCTTCTCGCAAGTCTCTTTATTTTTATGACCAGTTGCATCAATCCGTTTATTTACGGGTATATGAACCGTGCTTTTAAAACCGAGTTCAAGAAATGGTTTGTTCCTAAAAGGGGCCACTCAGTAAATATTGCTCTGGCGATAAGAAGACGAAAAAAAGCTGCTAGAAGcaaagacgaagaagaagaagataaaagagAATCAATAGTGGATAAGGAAAGCTACTCCAAAAGAAGATTTTAG